In Neorhizobium sp. NCHU2750, a single genomic region encodes these proteins:
- a CDS encoding RT0821/Lpp0805 family surface protein yields MTVISKWTDMTKGWCRKSGAAICLATFALSLGGCTSSLDMFGSTDKVDRSISTGTIPVKQQSDTSISDEATVRNAVTSADLNKMGDTPLPWANTATGSAGVVSVIREDNDQGHTCRAFRTTRHSYEGIAVFAGQACMTGSGDWMLTAFDKQG; encoded by the coding sequence GTGACAGTGATATCAAAGTGGACCGACATGACAAAGGGCTGGTGCCGCAAGAGCGGCGCTGCAATTTGCCTCGCCACTTTCGCGCTGTCGCTCGGCGGATGCACGAGCAGCCTCGACATGTTCGGCAGCACCGACAAGGTGGACCGCTCGATTTCCACCGGCACCATTCCGGTCAAGCAGCAGTCCGACACCAGCATTTCCGACGAGGCGACGGTGCGCAACGCCGTGACATCGGCCGATCTCAACAAGATGGGCGATACCCCCCTTCCCTGGGCCAATACCGCCACCGGCAGCGCCGGCGTCGTCTCCGTGATCCGCGAAGACAATGATCAGGGCCATACCTGCCGCGCCTTCAGGACCACACGTCATTCCTACGAGGGAATCGCGGTCTTCGCCGGCCAGGCCTGCATGACAGGCAGCGGCGACTGGATGCTCACTGCCTTCGACAAGCAAGGCTGA
- the pdxH gene encoding pyridoxamine 5'-phosphate oxidase has protein sequence MSSSELTTGDFTEESEPFALFARWLKDAEASEPNDPNAVAVATVDEHGLPNVRMVLLKGFDEHGFVFYTNFESQKGQEILGQKKAAMVFHWKSLRRQVRLRGPVEVVSDAEADAYYASRPRGSRIGAWASKQSRPLEGRFALEKSVAEYTARYAIGEIPRPPHWSGFRIRPTSIEFWHDRQFRLHDRIEFRREDPAGSWQKVRMYP, from the coding sequence ATGTCTTCAAGTGAGTTAACAACAGGTGACTTCACCGAAGAATCCGAGCCCTTCGCCCTCTTCGCCCGGTGGTTGAAGGATGCCGAAGCCTCCGAGCCTAACGATCCGAACGCCGTTGCGGTTGCAACGGTCGATGAACATGGTCTTCCCAATGTGCGGATGGTCCTGCTGAAGGGGTTCGACGAGCACGGTTTCGTCTTCTACACGAATTTCGAAAGCCAGAAAGGCCAGGAAATTCTCGGGCAGAAGAAGGCGGCCATGGTGTTTCACTGGAAATCGCTGCGTCGCCAGGTGCGCCTGCGCGGCCCGGTCGAAGTGGTCAGCGATGCCGAAGCCGATGCATACTACGCCTCGCGCCCGCGCGGCAGCCGCATCGGCGCCTGGGCGTCGAAACAGTCCCGCCCGCTCGAAGGCCGTTTCGCGCTTGAGAAGTCCGTGGCCGAATATACGGCGCGCTATGCCATCGGCGAAATTCCCCGCCCGCCGCACTGGTCCGGCTTCCGCATTCGCCCGACATCGATCGAATTCTGGCACGACCGCCAGTTCCGCCTGCACGACCGCATCGAGTTCCGCCGCGAGGATCCGGCAGGTTCATGGCAGAAGGTGCGCATGTATCCGTAA
- a CDS encoding sulfite exporter TauE/SafE family protein: MTSPDPISAFLATWLPGHSIGELVFVFCAAVIAGLARGFSGFGGALIFVPLASAVTSPAIASALLLVIDGVMTLGMVPEGWRRANRREVFTMLAGAVVGVPAGTAVLSLLPSITLRWIISLVVLCLLLFLMSGWRYHGRPKTWLTVCVGALAGLFGGAAQMSGPPIVAYWLGGAIERGTVRANLVLYFALGTVLSATSYIVTGILTLEVLLIAIIAGPAYGIGLTLGSHMFGLASETTFRRICFTLIGAAAIVGMPLLDGLRP, translated from the coding sequence ATGACATCCCCCGATCCGATCTCCGCCTTTCTCGCCACCTGGCTTCCAGGCCACTCGATCGGCGAACTCGTCTTCGTGTTCTGCGCAGCAGTGATCGCCGGGCTTGCACGTGGATTTTCCGGCTTCGGCGGCGCGTTGATCTTCGTGCCGCTCGCCAGTGCGGTGACGAGCCCTGCCATCGCCTCGGCGCTGCTTCTCGTCATCGACGGGGTGATGACGCTCGGCATGGTGCCGGAAGGATGGCGCAGGGCGAACCGGCGCGAGGTTTTCACCATGCTGGCAGGCGCCGTCGTCGGCGTGCCGGCGGGAACGGCGGTGCTTTCGCTTCTGCCGTCGATCACGCTGCGGTGGATCATTTCGCTTGTCGTGCTTTGCCTGCTCCTCTTCCTGATGTCCGGATGGCGCTATCACGGCCGGCCGAAGACATGGCTGACCGTCTGCGTCGGCGCGCTTGCGGGCCTGTTCGGCGGGGCGGCCCAGATGTCGGGGCCGCCGATCGTCGCCTACTGGCTGGGTGGCGCGATCGAGCGCGGCACGGTGCGCGCCAATCTCGTTCTCTATTTCGCGCTCGGCACGGTGCTTTCGGCGACATCCTACATCGTCACCGGCATCCTGACGCTCGAAGTGCTGCTGATCGCGATCATCGCCGGACCGGCTTATGGCATCGGCCTGACGCTCGGCTCGCACATGTTCGGGCTTGCCAGCGAGACGACATTCCGGCGGATCTGCTTCACTTTGATCGGGGCCGCCGCCATCGTCGGCATGCCGCTGCTCGATGGCCTGCGGCCGTGA
- a CDS encoding DUF1344 domain-containing protein, translated as MRMIIATLLATASIFSPLNSWAQSADVEATIKAVDTKALCLTLDDGKTYKVSEEFNFEGLKAGVKVLVFYTMVDGSRLVDDIEIV; from the coding sequence ATGCGCATGATCATCGCCACCCTGCTCGCAACCGCCAGCATCTTCTCCCCGCTCAACAGCTGGGCGCAGAGTGCCGACGTGGAAGCGACGATCAAGGCCGTTGACACCAAGGCGCTCTGCCTGACGCTCGACGACGGCAAGACCTACAAGGTTTCCGAGGAATTCAACTTCGAAGGCTTGAAGGCCGGCGTCAAGGTTCTGGTGTTCTACACCATGGTCGACGGAAGCCGCCTGGTCGACGATATCGAGATCGTCTGA
- a CDS encoding EAL domain-containing protein, with the protein MKFRPPHRLSWQSIIAPNPISLLIALSISLCIVAIAFNLDRRNTDASRAALRENVENTASSMSHRLAWHLKGDIKDTEILAHELFHETNISPDHLRQLIGLIFESHGHFSAVAIAPGLQISQIQTPTGLLKPGEPSPFNIEHLRTDLGKAARMSEPFLLTGSQENHITLIVPMKPEDGGSLTTRDALAVIIDKTALLRAAGMMLDGDRPKENLTDLSWTNFSLRDASRPEYLPFLGDDGVDGKSALTKTIDVAGSRWELAMAPKNGWEVTPSNQRNFRLLLALGALGVIGPILVATGLLSERNRNIAELKMREANLVDLSQRFNLAMDASNIGIWEVAGDGVQLFLDRRARALHGASSRQEMQKLKDLLGLVMPEDRAKAEAHLLRWAQLYEPCSETYRVALSDGTVRHLRSAGARYENIDGSQRMTGIVWDATADMLMAQTLRDAKTDADVKNAELELALDELSNRERELEELSSRLDLALASYGCGIWEYSPALGVETWDARMCQLYGVPFTNGIMTQERWLNLILPEDRPIAINASRTYLGGNTREALVVRVPQPDGSTRYIRSVGQLHISKDGSKKLIGLAFDVTKDAILTVELQKAKTEADAKNSELELAKSRIEHNALHDPLTLLANRRKLDLELDALSRAGGRQKFALLHLDLDRFKQINDTLGHAAGDAMLVHASRILTQNVEDGDLVARIGGDEFVILVHGRSSQAELARLAERIISDFRLPVDFEGFSCRCGVSIGIAEANGFHVDARRILVNADLALYRAKGLGRNRSEFFTQNLHAEIIDHKRTADELLSAIDNHEFVAWYQPQVCAETNILTGVEALIRWNHPRRGILTPDHFLKIADDINVSATLDQIVLETALKDKMRWTAQGIVIPRVSVNVSAKRLHDTNLIEMLRGLQISPGEIAFELVESIFLDDSDTSVVDNLEKIKELGIDVEIDDFGTGHTSIVSLLKLRPKRLKIDKQLVQPILGAPQERALVRSIVDIARSLGVETVAEGVETFDHARLLRELGCDVLQGYAFARPLPFEQLAEAARKGWKQPAA; encoded by the coding sequence GTGAAATTCAGGCCGCCGCACCGCCTAAGCTGGCAGAGTATCATTGCACCCAACCCGATCTCACTGCTGATAGCCCTTTCAATCTCTCTTTGCATCGTTGCAATCGCCTTCAATCTCGACCGCCGCAATACGGATGCGAGCCGGGCTGCACTGCGGGAAAATGTGGAAAACACCGCATCCTCCATGTCGCACAGGCTGGCGTGGCATCTGAAAGGCGACATCAAGGATACCGAGATCCTGGCTCACGAGCTGTTCCACGAAACGAATATTTCGCCGGATCACCTGCGCCAGCTGATCGGCCTGATATTCGAGAGCCATGGGCATTTTTCTGCCGTTGCCATCGCGCCGGGGCTTCAGATCTCGCAGATCCAGACCCCGACGGGGCTGCTGAAACCCGGCGAACCAAGTCCGTTCAACATCGAGCACCTGCGCACCGATCTCGGCAAGGCGGCGCGGATGAGCGAGCCGTTCCTGCTGACGGGCTCGCAGGAGAATCACATCACTCTCATCGTTCCGATGAAGCCGGAAGACGGCGGTTCACTCACGACCCGTGACGCGCTTGCCGTGATCATCGACAAGACCGCCCTGCTGCGGGCCGCAGGAATGATGCTCGACGGCGACCGGCCGAAAGAGAACCTGACCGATCTGAGCTGGACGAATTTTTCGCTCAGGGATGCCTCCAGGCCGGAATATCTGCCCTTTCTCGGCGACGATGGCGTCGATGGAAAATCGGCGCTGACGAAGACGATCGATGTAGCCGGATCCCGCTGGGAGCTGGCGATGGCGCCGAAAAATGGCTGGGAGGTGACACCCTCCAATCAGCGCAATTTTCGACTTCTGCTGGCGCTCGGCGCTCTTGGCGTGATCGGGCCGATCCTGGTTGCGACAGGGCTCCTGTCGGAGCGCAATCGCAATATCGCCGAACTCAAGATGCGCGAGGCAAACCTCGTCGACCTGTCCCAGCGCTTCAATCTTGCCATGGATGCTTCCAATATCGGCATATGGGAAGTGGCCGGCGATGGTGTGCAGCTGTTTCTCGACCGGCGCGCAAGGGCGCTGCATGGGGCCAGTTCCCGCCAGGAGATGCAGAAACTCAAGGACCTGCTGGGTCTCGTGATGCCCGAGGACCGGGCAAAGGCGGAAGCACACCTGCTGCGCTGGGCGCAGCTCTACGAGCCCTGCAGCGAGACATATCGGGTTGCCTTGTCCGACGGCACCGTCCGCCACCTAAGATCGGCCGGCGCGCGCTACGAGAATATCGACGGCAGCCAGCGCATGACCGGCATCGTCTGGGATGCGACCGCGGACATGCTGATGGCGCAGACCCTGCGCGACGCCAAGACGGATGCCGACGTCAAGAATGCGGAGCTTGAACTGGCGCTGGACGAGTTGTCCAACCGCGAGCGGGAACTCGAAGAATTGTCCAGCCGACTGGATCTCGCGCTCGCCTCCTATGGCTGCGGCATCTGGGAATATTCGCCGGCACTCGGAGTGGAAACCTGGGATGCCCGCATGTGCCAGCTCTACGGAGTACCGTTCACCAACGGCATCATGACCCAGGAGCGCTGGCTCAACCTGATCCTACCCGAAGACCGGCCGATCGCGATCAATGCGTCGAGAACCTATCTTGGCGGAAACACGCGCGAGGCGCTGGTGGTGCGCGTGCCGCAGCCGGACGGTTCGACCCGCTACATTCGCTCCGTCGGACAGTTGCATATCAGCAAAGACGGCTCGAAGAAGCTGATCGGCCTGGCCTTCGACGTCACCAAGGATGCCATCCTGACGGTCGAACTGCAAAAGGCAAAGACCGAAGCGGATGCCAAGAACAGCGAGCTGGAACTTGCCAAGAGCCGGATCGAGCACAACGCGCTGCACGACCCGCTGACCCTGCTTGCCAACCGTCGCAAGCTCGACCTCGAACTCGATGCGCTGAGCCGGGCGGGCGGGCGGCAGAAATTCGCGCTGCTGCATCTCGATCTCGATCGCTTCAAGCAGATCAACGACACGCTGGGGCATGCCGCGGGCGATGCGATGCTCGTGCACGCCTCACGCATCCTGACGCAGAATGTCGAGGACGGCGACCTGGTGGCCCGCATCGGCGGCGACGAGTTCGTCATTCTCGTCCATGGCCGCTCAAGCCAGGCGGAGCTTGCCAGGCTTGCCGAACGGATCATTTCCGACTTCCGTCTGCCGGTCGACTTCGAGGGCTTCTCCTGTCGCTGCGGCGTTTCCATCGGCATTGCGGAGGCCAATGGCTTCCATGTCGATGCGCGCCGCATTCTCGTCAATGCCGACCTCGCCCTCTACCGGGCCAAGGGGCTGGGACGAAATCGCAGCGAGTTCTTCACCCAGAACCTGCATGCCGAGATCATCGACCACAAGCGCACGGCCGACGAGCTTCTGAGCGCCATCGACAACCACGAATTCGTCGCCTGGTACCAGCCGCAGGTCTGCGCCGAAACCAATATCCTGACCGGCGTCGAGGCGCTGATCCGCTGGAACCATCCGCGCCGTGGCATCCTGACACCCGACCATTTCCTCAAGATCGCCGACGATATCAACGTTTCGGCGACACTGGACCAGATCGTGCTGGAGACGGCGCTGAAGGACAAGATGCGCTGGACGGCGCAGGGCATCGTCATTCCCCGCGTCTCGGTCAATGTCTCGGCCAAGCGACTGCACGACACGAACCTGATCGAGATGCTGCGCGGCCTGCAGATATCTCCCGGCGAGATCGCCTTCGAACTGGTGGAATCGATATTTCTCGACGACAGCGACACCAGCGTCGTCGACAATCTGGAAAAGATCAAGGAACTCGGCATCGACGTTGAAATCGACGATTTCGGCACCGGGCACACGTCGATCGTCAGCCTGCTCAAACTGCGGCCGAAGCGACTGAAGATCGACAAGCAGCTCGTGCAGCCTATCCTTGGGGCTCCCCAGGAGCGGGCGTTGGTGCGATCGATCGTCGATATCGCCCGCTCGCTCGGCGTCGAGACGGTGGCAGAAGGGGTCGAGACCTTCGACCATGCGCGCCTGCTGCGCGAGCTGGGCTGCGACGTTTTGCAGGGTTATGCCTTCGCCCGGCCGCTGCCCTTCGAGCAGCTGGCGGAGGCCGCCCGCAAGGGCTGGAAGCAGCCGGCAGCATGA
- a CDS encoding polysaccharide deacetylase family protein yields MKERAKAIWRRNLKRWLIGAGLEASAIATRAGFMKTARGAGVIFTMHHVRPESASIIGPNRHLEVTPEFLDTAIRELKSLGYDFVALSDVPERLARPTERPFAAFTLDDGYRNNADHALPVFEKHGVPFTVFIAQGLSEHSQPLWWEIIGRLLRQEKQVRFDFGRGMEVLELRNPVQQLDTFFRFSSYVWRNNEAQATQTLCEFAKGYGIDPLSMTTELIMGPEELKRFGEHPLVTLGAHTVTHRKLCRLSAEEAEDEMRRSAEWLANLTGKRPTAIAYPYGSRDAIGPREFKTATDLGFVIGLTTQPGMLTAADLSRLTALPRVSLNGYYQKSRYVAALASGLPFALKR; encoded by the coding sequence ATGAAGGAACGAGCGAAAGCGATCTGGCGTCGCAACCTGAAGCGCTGGCTGATCGGCGCCGGGCTGGAGGCGTCCGCCATCGCGACCCGCGCAGGGTTTATGAAGACCGCGCGCGGGGCCGGCGTCATCTTCACCATGCATCACGTACGGCCGGAATCGGCCTCGATCATCGGGCCGAACCGGCATCTGGAAGTGACCCCGGAATTCCTCGATACCGCGATCCGCGAATTGAAATCGCTCGGCTACGATTTCGTGGCGCTGTCGGATGTGCCCGAGCGGCTCGCCAGACCGACGGAGCGGCCCTTCGCCGCCTTCACGCTCGATGACGGCTACCGGAACAATGCCGACCACGCGCTGCCCGTCTTCGAAAAGCACGGCGTGCCCTTCACCGTGTTCATCGCACAGGGGCTTTCGGAACATAGCCAGCCGCTCTGGTGGGAAATCATCGGCCGGCTTCTGCGACAGGAAAAGCAGGTCCGCTTCGATTTCGGCCGAGGCATGGAAGTGCTGGAACTGCGCAATCCGGTGCAGCAGCTCGATACGTTCTTCCGGTTTTCGAGCTATGTCTGGCGCAACAACGAGGCGCAGGCCACGCAAACGCTCTGCGAATTCGCCAAGGGTTACGGCATCGATCCGCTGTCGATGACCACCGAACTGATCATGGGGCCGGAAGAGCTCAAGCGGTTTGGCGAACATCCGCTGGTGACCCTCGGGGCGCATACCGTTACCCACAGGAAACTCTGCCGGCTGAGTGCCGAGGAGGCGGAAGACGAGATGCGCCGCTCGGCCGAATGGCTGGCGAATCTCACCGGCAAACGACCGACCGCAATCGCCTATCCCTATGGCAGCCGTGACGCGATCGGCCCGCGGGAGTTCAAAACGGCGACCGATCTCGGTTTTGTGATCGGGCTGACGACACAACCGGGAATGCTGACCGCGGCCGATCTGTCCCGGCTGACCGCCCTGCCGCGCGTCTCGCTTAACGGGTATTACCAGAAGAGCCGCTATGTCGCGGCCCTTGCCTCGGGGCTTCCGTTCGCACTGAAACGATAG
- a CDS encoding DnaJ C-terminal domain-containing protein translates to MRDPYSILGVKRNADADEIKAAWRTKAKTIHPDQNRDDPNATDRFAEVGQAYELLKDPERRKRYDRAADMHQTIMQQREDAERAKAAKARAEKVMEELAKAQAALAAKTQAQPQAQAAKGGAAKTGSSQTGSGQAGPQAGKKPGESPEATIERIFGGSPEARERAKDHAKDQPDAASEQKGGEAAPKDEAPAEARSPLPMMAVDLISNLVKRWRGTAPVPEKAPDLLVEARITIAEFLALRPVTVKLPDDREVRVPLERGASDGQQIRLASQGTKFASLKQGDLVVTLKAAQDDRFTVHGFDIHTILPISLQDAVLGGEARVETPTGPRTVEIPSWSGSDKTVRIEGLGLHDNAGGRGDLVVELRIVLVDTPDAKVTDLMRLMRDGLYL, encoded by the coding sequence ATGCGCGATCCCTATTCCATTCTCGGCGTCAAACGGAACGCCGACGCGGACGAAATAAAGGCGGCCTGGCGAACCAAGGCCAAGACGATCCATCCCGACCAGAACCGGGACGACCCGAACGCGACCGACCGGTTCGCCGAGGTGGGGCAGGCCTATGAGCTGCTAAAGGATCCCGAGCGCCGCAAGCGCTACGACCGTGCGGCCGACATGCACCAGACGATCATGCAGCAGCGCGAGGATGCCGAGCGCGCCAAGGCGGCCAAGGCCAGGGCTGAAAAGGTGATGGAGGAACTGGCGAAGGCACAGGCCGCGCTGGCGGCCAAGACCCAGGCGCAGCCGCAGGCCCAGGCGGCCAAGGGCGGCGCTGCCAAGACGGGAAGCAGTCAGACGGGAAGCGGCCAGGCGGGCCCGCAAGCCGGCAAGAAGCCGGGCGAGAGCCCGGAAGCCACGATAGAGCGGATTTTCGGCGGCAGCCCGGAAGCGCGCGAGCGCGCCAAGGACCATGCCAAGGATCAGCCGGACGCTGCATCAGAGCAGAAGGGCGGCGAGGCTGCGCCCAAGGACGAGGCCCCGGCGGAAGCCCGCTCGCCACTGCCGATGATGGCGGTCGACCTGATCAGCAACCTGGTCAAGCGCTGGCGCGGAACCGCACCGGTTCCGGAAAAGGCGCCTGATCTCCTGGTCGAGGCAAGGATCACCATTGCCGAATTCCTGGCCCTGAGGCCGGTCACGGTGAAGCTTCCGGATGATCGCGAGGTACGCGTGCCGCTCGAACGGGGCGCATCAGACGGGCAGCAGATCCGGCTTGCCAGTCAGGGAACCAAGTTTGCGAGCCTGAAGCAGGGCGACCTGGTGGTGACGCTCAAGGCCGCCCAGGACGACCGTTTCACGGTACATGGGTTCGACATTCACACCATATTGCCGATCTCTCTCCAGGACGCCGTTCTCGGCGGCGAGGCCAGGGTCGAGACCCCGACCGGTCCCCGCACGGTCGAAATCCCCAGTTGGTCCGGTTCCGACAAGACCGTGAGGATCGAGGGGCTCGGCCTCCATGACAATGCCGGCGGCCGCGGCGATCTGGTGGTGGAACTGCGGATCGTGCTGGTGGATACGCCGGACGCCAAGGTGACCGACCTGATGCGGCTGATGCGCGACGGGCTCTACTTGTAG
- the fabI gene encoding enoyl-ACP reductase FabI: MVQASGLMAGKRGLIMGVANNRSIAWGIAKAIVDNGGEVAFTYQGDALKKRVEPLAAELGAFMAGHCDVSDESTIDEVFENIEKHWGKIDFIVHAIGFSDKDELTGRYVDTSAENFAKTMQISVFSFTSVARRAEKLMTDGGSMLTLTYYGAEKVMPNYNVMGVAKAALEASVKYLAVDLGPKNIRVNAISAGPIKTLAASGIGDFRYILKWNEYNAPLRRTVTIEEVGDVGLYMLSDLSRSVTGEVHHADSGYHTIGMKAVDAPDISVIKD; encoded by the coding sequence ATGGTTCAGGCATCCGGCCTTATGGCAGGCAAGCGCGGGCTTATCATGGGCGTCGCGAACAATCGCTCTATCGCATGGGGCATTGCCAAGGCCATCGTCGACAATGGCGGTGAAGTGGCCTTCACCTACCAGGGCGACGCCCTGAAGAAGCGGGTAGAGCCGCTGGCTGCCGAACTCGGCGCCTTCATGGCCGGTCACTGCGACGTCAGCGACGAATCAACCATCGACGAGGTTTTCGAAAACATCGAAAAGCACTGGGGCAAGATCGACTTCATCGTTCACGCCATCGGCTTTTCCGACAAGGACGAGCTGACCGGCCGTTACGTCGACACCTCGGCTGAAAACTTCGCCAAGACGATGCAGATCTCGGTCTTCTCCTTCACTTCGGTTGCCCGTCGCGCCGAAAAGCTGATGACCGATGGCGGTTCGATGCTCACGCTGACCTATTACGGTGCGGAAAAGGTGATGCCGAACTACAACGTCATGGGCGTTGCCAAGGCAGCACTCGAAGCGAGCGTCAAATATCTCGCCGTCGACCTCGGCCCGAAGAACATCCGCGTCAACGCGATTTCGGCCGGCCCGATCAAGACGCTTGCCGCGTCCGGCATCGGCGACTTCCGCTATATCCTCAAGTGGAACGAGTATAACGCGCCGCTGCGTCGTACCGTGACCATCGAAGAGGTTGGTGATGTCGGCCTTTACATGCTGTCCGACCTGTCGCGCTCGGTGACCGGCGAAGTGCATCACGCCGATAGCGGGTATCACACGATCGGCATGAAGGCCGTCGACGCTCCCGACATTTCCGTCATCAAGGACTAA
- the aroC gene encoding chorismate synthase — MSHNTFGHLFRVTTWGESHGPALGCVVDGCPPGLRFTLAQLQAWMDKRKPGQSRFVTQRREDDIVKVLSGVMFDEDGETMISTGTPISMLIENTDQRSKDYGEIARSYRPGHADYTYDVKYGIRDYRGGGRSSARETAARVAAGGIARLVVPGVKVRGALVQIGKHKINRSNWDWAQVDQNPFFCPDAAMVPVWEEYLDGIRKAGSSIGAVVEVIAEGVPAGLGAPIYGKLDQDIASLLMSINAVKGVEIGEGFASAELTGEENADEMRMGNDGKPIFLSNHAGGILGGISTGEAIIARFAIKPTSSILTERRSIDADGHNVDVRTKGRHDPCVGIRAVPIGEAMVACAIADHYLRDRAQTGRQTADMNL; from the coding sequence ATGTCCCACAACACGTTCGGTCACCTTTTCCGCGTTACGACCTGGGGCGAGAGCCATGGGCCTGCACTCGGCTGCGTCGTCGACGGCTGCCCTCCCGGCCTTCGCTTCACACTGGCGCAACTTCAGGCCTGGATGGACAAGCGCAAGCCCGGCCAGTCTCGCTTCGTCACCCAGCGGCGCGAGGACGATATCGTCAAGGTGCTTTCCGGCGTGATGTTCGACGAGGACGGCGAGACGATGATCTCGACCGGCACGCCGATTTCGATGCTGATCGAGAATACCGACCAGCGCTCCAAGGATTACGGCGAGATTGCCCGCAGCTACCGCCCCGGACATGCCGACTATACCTATGACGTCAAATACGGGATCCGCGACTATCGCGGCGGCGGACGGTCCTCGGCCCGCGAGACGGCGGCGCGCGTTGCGGCAGGCGGAATCGCCCGGCTCGTCGTTCCCGGCGTCAAGGTTCGCGGCGCGCTGGTGCAGATCGGCAAGCACAAGATCAACCGCAGCAACTGGGACTGGGCGCAGGTCGACCAGAACCCGTTTTTCTGCCCGGATGCGGCTATGGTTCCCGTCTGGGAAGAGTATCTCGACGGCATCCGCAAGGCCGGGTCCTCGATCGGCGCGGTCGTCGAAGTCATTGCCGAAGGCGTTCCCGCCGGTCTTGGCGCACCGATCTATGGCAAGCTCGACCAGGATATCGCCTCGCTGCTGATGTCGATCAATGCGGTCAAGGGCGTCGAGATCGGCGAAGGTTTTGCCTCGGCGGAACTGACCGGCGAGGAAAATGCCGACGAGATGCGGATGGGCAATGACGGAAAGCCGATCTTCCTGTCCAACCATGCCGGCGGCATCCTTGGCGGGATTTCCACCGGCGAAGCGATCATTGCACGTTTCGCCATCAAGCCGACCTCCTCGATCCTGACCGAGCGGCGGTCGATCGATGCCGACGGCCACAATGTCGATGTCCGCACCAAGGGCCGCCACGACCCGTGCGTGGGCATTCGTGCAGTCCCCATTGGTGAAGCCATGGTCGCATGCGCGATCGCCGATCATTACCTCCGAGACCGTGCCCAGACCGGGCGTCAGACGGCCGATATGAACCTCTAG
- a CDS encoding histidine phosphatase family protein — MLIYVIRHGQTDWNAEGRLQGQRDIPINAIGRGQATSNGEALGALLGPAEGFDFVASPLGRTRETMERVRAAMGLPPEEYRTEDRLKELSFGDWEGYTTAEIKKVEPERLRERSKNKWSFIPPGAEAESYEILSWRIGAWLSSVKEPTVAVSHGGVVRSLFRIVGNVDEEEASTMPIHQDRIVRIDTEAGTIGWI; from the coding sequence GTGCTCATCTATGTGATCCGCCACGGCCAGACGGACTGGAATGCAGAAGGCCGGCTGCAGGGCCAGCGCGATATTCCGATCAATGCGATCGGCCGCGGCCAGGCAACCAGCAACGGAGAGGCGCTCGGCGCCCTCCTCGGCCCCGCAGAGGGGTTCGATTTCGTTGCAAGCCCGCTCGGGCGCACCCGCGAGACGATGGAACGGGTGCGCGCGGCGATGGGACTTCCCCCTGAAGAATACCGCACCGAGGACCGCCTGAAGGAGCTCTCCTTCGGCGACTGGGAAGGCTATACGACGGCCGAGATCAAGAAGGTCGAGCCCGAACGGTTGCGCGAGCGCTCCAAAAACAAATGGAGCTTCATTCCGCCCGGTGCGGAGGCAGAAAGCTATGAAATTCTCTCATGGCGGATCGGCGCATGGCTTTCTTCCGTGAAGGAACCGACGGTCGCCGTCAGCCATGGCGGGGTGGTGCGCTCGCTTTTCCGCATCGTCGGCAATGTCGATGAGGAAGAAGCCTCCACCATGCCGATCCATCAGGACCGGATCGTACGCATCGATACAGAGGCCGGGACTATAGGCTGGATCTGA
- a CDS encoding GNAT family N-acetyltransferase, giving the protein MSDIVIRSFVPGDEEGIFGVILPIQQEEFGVAITAADQPDLASIPDFYQSARGGFWVAEKDGAIVGTISLKDIGHDEAALRKMFVAAEVRGREFGVAARLLDALFVHAADAGLKTILLGTTAKFLAAHRFYEKNGFSEIPADDLPESFPRMAVDTKFYRRAV; this is encoded by the coding sequence ATGAGCGACATCGTCATCCGCTCGTTCGTGCCCGGCGACGAAGAGGGCATTTTCGGCGTCATCCTGCCGATCCAGCAGGAGGAGTTCGGCGTCGCGATCACGGCTGCCGACCAACCGGATCTCGCGTCGATCCCCGACTTCTACCAGAGCGCCAGGGGTGGGTTCTGGGTGGCGGAAAAGGACGGCGCGATCGTCGGCACGATTTCGCTGAAGGATATCGGCCATGACGAGGCGGCACTGCGCAAGATGTTCGTTGCGGCAGAGGTGCGTGGCAGGGAATTCGGCGTCGCCGCCCGGCTGCTCGACGCGCTGTTTGTTCATGCGGCCGATGCGGGACTGAAGACGATCCTGCTCGGCACGACCGCCAAATTTCTCGCCGCCCACCGGTTCTATGAAAAGAACGGGTTTAGCGAGATCCCGGCCGACGACCTGCCGGAAAGCTTTCCGCGGATGGCGGTGGATACGAAATTCTATAGACGGGCGGTTTGA